A single genomic interval of Microbulbifer variabilis harbors:
- a CDS encoding fibronectin type III domain-containing protein codes for MTGPLFAVGFVSFSFLPQHAQAGCRIDGEHSIGGSRGQVVYDCFVQLPSSFTLSYSNRKATLAWKEYTLTSGETRHEDYSLIQTFNGKETVLDHYPPSTGSRVVNLTANGTYSFCYKAEGEAGLVGPGFIGRPMTRETCREVTVTSTPSTINYPTFDSDGSYSISWSSSSAANRYELYRSINGGSWSRIYNSSGTKFNETGKSNGSYRYRVRACTSNMCSDYKTGGTLKVEKTPSTPSSITVPSYTSSSSVNISWAASSGATRYEVQQRKDNGSWSGNIYSGSSTSTTVSSLSHGSTYRFRVRACNTTCSGYRESKDLEVYFRPGVPTPKLNTTTSLDGKYTVSWNTKQFATSYQLVDGSGSTLYNGSGLSKSFSGVSNGSYSYKVRACNAKGTCSNYSSLVTVKVDRAVGVPVASASPTNSWDGKVKLSWSEVKKGGLTVEYQVVDSANKQLYRGTARSYQLSNLQDGRHCYRVRALTSTDQSNYSPEACATVALLKPPVAPSYITVPSSTGEAYTVSWPSVDKADSYLLQQRMNNGSWKTVYNGAGNSYKYNASPLVFGTHDYRVQAANKAGSSDFSNTFTVTMELDPTVQIRKQLYYNEADQVPAAQENPAQGIFSRDRAAFRYLDLMYIVDTNTNTVINPYASGEATVEFSSLYDTAERNRATEVEAFIFEQLTHHPNNENLQRFTLDVYYDRAVAEMILANEALDNARISRLRNEAVEVEVGHIETAHQLLKDALEQYNSLLTYAPEFLAQWGPSRGQISPRYYDPNDLAQKDVTPAELLFTGYKDVTMLYQLMSKLASTKVQQARLAVVAGQTNTTLLAQMVDEMNTLRSELIAKEQSLRAIFPNTDFTQVQGFSGLPEAVYAWQTHLSDLENSVSWLTGETNILGLPQDSVLLVQGYGIDGNTVFDSFNALSDFLGNDSSGPIATAQNSLAAAKTSYENYRHSADKLATEYTDRHQQLGNWLYSLLGLEFPSNCFSKDCIIVEESAQQGSEIALQANNIDIAQIALSNNLQRMEDLLSAIEIEIERRAEEEGIVDGMSKIILDYGSKQESISKQITKIRKEAEKSRKRDGFLKVVGGAIKAYYTGDTSTLEQGIDQVVSSHINLKSIKDIGKLEAMSIRLGAEERAKLNDSSNKLLDVESRARVRTMWLEANTIALDIAQAEATVEQEVERLVGMLNQAQRVMNQMFTTNANLAERYFADPIHASRLTTEMLRAERHFEEAQKWLFYAASALEYKWQESFVGSVTGSRKEDIFQVRNAQELRDFYSEMLSFDQLRNLSGTQQATDTFSLKDDVFGYVDDINGIAQTYQHPDPAQQGGPRLSPQQALQEKLRLLSRKYGSDTWVTVEFSTVKELPRSNFFLGPVIADNNDLSCLAAGGSYLDKIETIGLNIPLAYSVSGETETPAYLTYGGTSFLRSKTPGTLVESEDGVGIQDEFITHSTRFWDTVDGANLAFRNSYRVPMAANLDVLNSGAGSSSTVTNVFKERSVAATGWRLSLKLADRYGSLVDLNAVKDVELIFNHRFKSRNIDSCGGDDGPGPLLLLRKPVVH; via the coding sequence TTGACAGGCCCACTATTTGCCGTTGGGTTTGTGTCTTTTAGTTTCTTGCCACAACATGCCCAGGCCGGGTGTAGGATTGATGGTGAGCATTCTATAGGTGGATCTAGGGGGCAGGTTGTTTACGACTGTTTTGTTCAATTGCCATCTAGCTTCACACTCAGCTATTCAAATCGTAAGGCGACATTAGCCTGGAAAGAGTATACGCTCACCAGCGGAGAAACCAGACATGAAGATTACTCTCTTATTCAAACATTTAATGGCAAAGAGACAGTTTTAGATCACTATCCGCCTTCAACTGGTTCTCGTGTTGTTAATTTAACAGCCAATGGTACTTATTCTTTTTGTTATAAAGCGGAAGGGGAGGCGGGCTTGGTTGGGCCTGGGTTTATTGGGCGCCCAATGACCAGAGAAACCTGCCGTGAGGTAACTGTTACCTCTACGCCTTCTACTATAAATTATCCAACTTTTGATAGTGATGGCTCATATTCCATTAGTTGGTCATCAAGTTCTGCAGCTAACCGCTATGAGCTATATCGCAGTATAAATGGGGGTTCTTGGAGTAGAATTTATAATTCATCTGGCACCAAGTTTAATGAAACTGGTAAATCCAATGGAAGCTACCGATATCGCGTAAGAGCCTGTACATCCAATATGTGCAGTGATTATAAAACCGGTGGGACCCTCAAAGTAGAGAAAACCCCATCAACCCCATCCTCTATCACTGTTCCCAGTTATACCTCCTCTAGCAGCGTTAATATCAGCTGGGCTGCCAGCAGCGGGGCTACTCGCTACGAGGTACAACAACGCAAGGATAACGGCAGTTGGTCCGGCAATATTTATTCTGGTTCATCTACCAGTACAACGGTTTCCTCCCTGAGCCATGGTAGTACTTACCGCTTTAGAGTGCGGGCCTGTAATACCACTTGTTCTGGCTATCGAGAAAGTAAAGATTTAGAAGTCTATTTCCGTCCTGGCGTACCAACACCTAAATTAAATACCACCACCAGCCTCGATGGTAAATATACTGTCAGCTGGAATACCAAGCAGTTTGCCACCAGTTATCAGTTGGTCGATGGCAGTGGCTCCACTCTGTACAATGGTTCTGGTTTAAGTAAGAGTTTCTCTGGTGTTAGCAATGGCTCTTATAGTTATAAGGTTCGCGCTTGTAATGCCAAGGGCACTTGCTCCAACTACTCCTCGTTAGTAACAGTTAAAGTCGATCGAGCCGTTGGTGTGCCCGTAGCCTCAGCTTCGCCAACCAACAGCTGGGATGGCAAGGTCAAGCTTAGCTGGAGCGAAGTTAAAAAAGGTGGTCTCACCGTTGAATATCAAGTGGTAGACAGTGCAAATAAGCAGCTTTATCGCGGCACTGCACGCAGCTACCAGCTGAGCAACTTGCAAGACGGGCGCCACTGCTACCGGGTACGTGCACTGACCTCAACAGATCAGTCCAACTATTCACCGGAAGCCTGCGCCACCGTAGCGTTGCTGAAGCCACCCGTAGCGCCTAGCTATATCACCGTGCCTTCCTCTACTGGCGAAGCTTATACCGTAAGTTGGCCATCGGTGGATAAAGCAGATAGCTACCTGCTACAGCAGCGTATGAATAATGGCAGCTGGAAAACCGTGTATAACGGTGCTGGCAATAGCTATAAATACAATGCCTCTCCATTAGTATTCGGTACGCACGATTATCGTGTACAGGCCGCGAACAAAGCGGGCTCTTCCGACTTTAGTAATACCTTCACGGTAACGATGGAGCTGGATCCCACGGTACAGATCCGCAAACAGCTGTACTACAACGAAGCCGATCAGGTACCTGCGGCCCAGGAAAATCCTGCCCAGGGTATTTTCTCCCGGGATAGAGCGGCCTTCCGCTACCTGGACCTGATGTATATCGTCGATACCAACACCAATACGGTGATCAACCCCTATGCCAGTGGTGAAGCCACGGTTGAGTTTTCCAGCCTATATGACACTGCTGAGCGTAACCGCGCTACAGAGGTAGAAGCGTTTATTTTCGAGCAGCTCACTCATCACCCCAACAATGAAAACCTGCAACGTTTCACGCTGGATGTTTACTACGATCGCGCGGTAGCGGAAATGATCCTGGCTAATGAAGCCCTGGATAATGCCCGTATTAGCCGCCTGCGTAACGAAGCGGTAGAGGTCGAAGTTGGTCATATAGAAACTGCACACCAGTTGTTGAAGGATGCCCTGGAGCAGTACAACTCCCTGCTGACCTATGCGCCGGAGTTTTTAGCACAATGGGGTCCCTCCCGTGGTCAAATTAGCCCCCGCTACTACGACCCCAACGACCTGGCACAAAAAGATGTAACCCCAGCAGAATTACTGTTCACCGGTTACAAAGATGTCACCATGCTCTATCAGCTGATGAGCAAATTGGCTTCTACTAAAGTGCAGCAAGCGCGTCTGGCCGTCGTTGCCGGACAGACCAATACCACCCTGCTGGCACAAATGGTTGACGAGATGAATACGCTGCGCAGTGAGTTGATTGCTAAAGAGCAATCATTGCGTGCGATCTTCCCGAATACCGACTTTACCCAGGTGCAAGGTTTCTCTGGTCTGCCCGAAGCGGTGTATGCATGGCAAACCCATCTCAGCGATTTGGAAAACTCCGTGAGCTGGCTCACGGGCGAAACCAATATTCTGGGCCTGCCACAGGACTCAGTGTTGCTGGTACAGGGTTACGGTATTGATGGCAACACCGTGTTTGATTCCTTCAATGCACTGAGTGACTTCCTCGGTAATGACAGCAGTGGCCCTATTGCCACCGCACAGAATAGTCTCGCCGCCGCAAAAACCAGCTACGAGAACTACCGCCACAGTGCCGACAAGCTGGCCACGGAATATACCGACCGCCACCAGCAGTTGGGCAACTGGCTGTACAGCCTGTTGGGCCTGGAGTTCCCAAGTAACTGCTTCAGCAAAGACTGCATTATTGTTGAAGAGTCTGCACAGCAAGGTAGTGAAATTGCCTTGCAGGCAAACAATATTGATATCGCGCAAATCGCACTGAGCAACAATCTACAGCGTATGGAAGACCTGCTGAGTGCGATTGAAATCGAAATCGAGCGACGTGCGGAGGAAGAAGGTATCGTCGACGGCATGTCGAAGATCATCCTGGATTACGGCTCCAAGCAGGAATCCATTTCTAAGCAAATCACCAAGATTCGTAAAGAAGCGGAGAAATCCAGAAAACGCGATGGCTTCCTGAAAGTAGTGGGTGGTGCAATTAAAGCCTACTACACCGGAGATACAAGCACGCTAGAGCAAGGTATCGATCAGGTGGTTTCTAGTCATATCAATCTCAAGAGTATTAAAGATATTGGCAAGCTAGAAGCAATGAGTATTCGCTTGGGTGCAGAAGAGCGAGCGAAGCTGAATGACAGCAGCAATAAACTGTTGGATGTCGAAAGCCGAGCGCGCGTGCGCACCATGTGGCTGGAGGCAAATACCATCGCGCTGGATATTGCCCAAGCGGAAGCCACGGTTGAGCAAGAAGTTGAACGTTTAGTCGGCATGCTGAATCAGGCACAGCGGGTTATGAACCAGATGTTCACTACTAATGCCAATCTGGCCGAACGTTATTTTGCTGACCCGATCCATGCCAGCCGCCTGACTACGGAAATGTTGCGTGCAGAGCGTCACTTTGAGGAAGCGCAGAAGTGGTTGTTCTACGCGGCCAGTGCCCTGGAATACAAGTGGCAAGAATCATTTGTGGGTTCAGTGACTGGCTCCAGAAAGGAAGATATTTTCCAAGTGCGCAATGCCCAGGAACTGAGGGATTTCTATAGTGAAATGTTGTCCTTCGATCAGTTGCGCAATCTCAGTGGCACTCAGCAGGCGACGGATACTTTCTCTTTGAAAGATGATGTGTTTGGCTATGTAGATGATATCAACGGTATTGCACAGACCTACCAACATCCAGACCCTGCCCAACAAGGTGGTCCTCGTTTAAGTCCGCAGCAAGCACTGCAGGAAAAGCTGCGCCTGTTGTCGCGTAAATACGGCAGTGATACCTGGGTAACCGTGGAATTTAGTACTGTGAAAGAATTACCGCGCAGTAACTTCTTCCTGGGGCCAGTTATTGCAGACAATAACGATCTGAGTTGTTTAGCTGCAGGTGGATCTTACCTGGATAAAATTGAGACTATTGGGCTCAATATCCCCCTTGCCTATAGCGTTAGTGGTGAAACCGAAACTCCAGCCTACCTAACTTATGGCGGTACCAGCTTTTTACGTAGTAAAACACCAGGAACTCTGGTGGAGAGTGAGGATGGCGTCGGTATTCAGGATGAGTTTATTACCCATAGCACTCGATTCTGGGATACTGTTGATGGAGCCAACTTGGCTTTCCGTAATAGTTATCGGGTTCCTATGGCCGCTAATTTAGATGTACTTAATAGTGGTGCAGGTTCTAGTTCTACGGTGACTAATGTATTTAAAGAACGTAGTGTCGCCGCCACTGGCTGGCGCTTGTCGCTCAAGCTGGCAGATCGCTATGGCTCACTGGTAGACCTCAATGCGGTTAAAGATGTTGAATTGATCTTTAATCACCGCTTCAAATCAAGAAATATAGATAGCTGTGGTGGCGATGATGGCCCTGGTCCATTGTTGCTACTACGTAAGCCTGTAGTTCATTAA
- a CDS encoding fibronectin type III domain-containing protein, translated as MGVYLKEYKNGTFTRNIPLDYGFSSSNPTKSITVSSAGKYFYEYWHEHCTPDVISPDDWEDKVTSCPASRFNRVKLGTHTVNVIFQPAAPSSINYGTFDSDGAYKVSWSSSTGAGRYELYRRVNSGSWSRVYNGSKTSFDESGRSSGNYQYRVRACNTAKNLCGAYKNGGTIKVELTPSTPTSITVPSYTSSSSFSISWAASSGATRYEVQQRKDNGNWLGVYSGSSTSTTIASLSHGSTYRFRVRACNTTCSGYRESQNIEVYFRPGVPTPKLNTTTSLDGKYTVSWNTKQFATSYQLVDGSGSTLYNGSGLSKSFSGVSNGSYSYKVRACNAKGTCSNYSSLVTVKVDRAVGVPVASASPTNSWDGKVKLSWSEVKKGGLTVEYQVVDSANKQLYRGTARSYQLSNLQDGRHCYRVRALTSTDQSNYSPEACATVALLKPPVAPSYITVPSSTGEAYTVSWPSVDKADSYLLQQRMNNGSWKTVYNGAGNSYKYNASPLVFGTHDYRVQAANKAGSSDFSNTFTVTMELDPTVQIRKQLYYNEADQVPAAQENPAQGIFSRDRAAFRYLDLMYIVDTNTNTVINPYASGEATVEFSSLYDTAERNRATEVEAFIFEQLTHHPNNENLQRFTLDVYYDRAVAEMILANEALDNARISRLRNEAVEVEVGHIETAHQLLKDALEQYNSLLTYAPEFLAQWGPSRGQISPRYYDPNDLAQKDVTPAELLFTGYKDVTMLYQLMSKLASTKVQQARLAVVAGQTNTTLLAQMVDEMNTLRSELIAKEQSLRAIFPNTDFTQVQGFSGLPEAVYAWQTHLSDLENSVSWLTGETNILGLPQDSVLLVQGYGIDGNTVFDSFNALSDFLGNDSSGPIATAQNSLAAAKTSYENYRHSADKLATEYTDRHQQLGNWLYSLLGLEFPSNCFSKDCIIVEESAQQGSEIALQANNIDIVQIALSNNLQRMEDLLSAIEIEIERRAEEEGIVDGMSKIILDYGSKQESISKQITKIRKEAEKSRKRDGFLKVVGGAIKAYYTGDTSTLEQGIDQVVSSHINLKSIKDIGKLEAMSIRLGAEERAKLNDSSNKLLDVESRARVRTMWLEANTIALDIAQAEATVEQEVERLVGMLNQAQRVMNQMFTTNANLAERYFADPIHASRLTTEMLRAERHFEEAQKWLFYAASALEYKWQESFVGSVTGSRKEDIFQVRNAQELRDFYSELLTFDQLHKLGSIEQATDTFSLKDDVFGYVDKINGISQTYAHPDPAQQDGPRLSPQQALQEKLRLLSRKYGSDTWVTVEFSTVKELPRSNFFLGPVIADNGDLSCLATGGNYLDKIETVGLNIPLAYSVSGETETPAFLTYGGTSFLRSKTPGTLVENADGVGIQDEFITHSTRFWDAVEGTGLAFRNSYRVSMSANLDVLNSGTGSNSTITSAFKERSVAATGWRLSLKLADRYGSLVDLNAVKDVELIFNHRFKPRNVDSCGGDDGTGPLLLLRKPVVH; from the coding sequence ATGGGTGTATATTTAAAGGAGTATAAAAATGGAACTTTTACTCGGAATATTCCCTTAGACTATGGATTTTCCAGTTCAAACCCTACTAAATCTATAACCGTTTCTTCTGCCGGTAAATACTTTTATGAGTATTGGCATGAACACTGTACTCCTGATGTTATCTCCCCTGATGATTGGGAAGATAAAGTTACATCTTGCCCTGCTTCCCGATTCAATAGGGTTAAGTTAGGCACTCATACCGTTAACGTTATATTTCAACCAGCAGCGCCCTCCAGTATCAATTACGGCACTTTCGATAGTGATGGGGCTTACAAGGTTAGCTGGTCTTCCAGTACTGGTGCAGGCCGGTATGAGCTCTACCGTAGGGTAAATAGTGGCTCCTGGAGCAGGGTTTATAACGGTTCTAAAACTAGCTTTGATGAAAGTGGCCGCTCTAGTGGTAACTACCAATATCGTGTACGAGCCTGTAACACCGCAAAGAATTTATGTGGTGCTTATAAGAACGGCGGAACCATAAAGGTAGAGCTGACGCCATCAACCCCAACCTCTATCACTGTTCCCAGTTATACCTCCTCTAGCAGCTTTAGCATCAGCTGGGCTGCCAGCAGCGGGGCTACTCGCTACGAGGTACAACAGCGCAAGGATAACGGCAATTGGTTAGGTGTTTATTCTGGTTCCTCCACCAGTACAACGATTGCTTCCCTGAGTCATGGTAGTACTTACCGATTTAGAGTACGGGCCTGTAATACCACTTGCTCTGGCTATCGAGAAAGTCAAAATATAGAAGTCTATTTCCGTCCTGGCGTACCAACACCTAAATTAAATACCACCACCAGCCTCGATGGTAAATATACTGTCAGCTGGAATACCAAGCAGTTTGCCACCAGTTATCAGTTGGTCGATGGCAGTGGCTCTACTCTGTACAATGGTTCTGGTTTAAGTAAGAGTTTCTCTGGTGTTAGCAATGGCTCTTATAGTTATAAGGTTCGCGCTTGTAATGCCAAGGGCACTTGCTCCAACTACTCCTCGTTAGTAACAGTTAAAGTCGATCGAGCCGTTGGTGTGCCCGTAGCCTCAGCTTCGCCAACCAACAGCTGGGATGGCAAGGTCAAGCTTAGCTGGAGCGAAGTTAAAAAAGGTGGTCTCACCGTTGAATATCAAGTGGTAGACAGTGCAAATAAGCAGCTTTATCGCGGCACTGCACGCAGCTACCAGCTGAGCAACTTGCAAGACGGGCGCCACTGCTACCGGGTACGTGCACTGACCTCAACAGATCAGTCCAACTATTCACCGGAAGCCTGCGCCACCGTAGCGTTGCTGAAGCCACCCGTAGCGCCTAGCTATATCACCGTGCCTTCCTCTACTGGCGAAGCTTATACCGTAAGTTGGCCATCGGTGGATAAAGCAGATAGCTACCTGCTACAGCAGCGTATGAATAATGGCAGCTGGAAAACCGTGTATAACGGTGCTGGCAATAGCTATAAATACAATGCCTCTCCATTAGTATTCGGTACGCACGATTATCGTGTCCAGGCTGCGAACAAAGCGGGCTCTTCCGACTTTAGTAATACCTTCACGGTAACGATGGAGCTGGATCCCACGGTACAGATCCGCAAACAGCTGTACTACAACGAAGCCGATCAGGTACCTGCGGCCCAGGAAAATCCTGCCCAGGGTATTTTCTCCCGGGATAGAGCGGCCTTCCGCTACCTGGACCTGATGTATATCGTCGATACCAACACCAATACGGTGATCAACCCCTATGCCAGTGGTGAAGCCACGGTTGAGTTTTCCAGCCTATATGACACTGCTGAGCGTAACCGCGCTACAGAGGTAGAAGCGTTTATTTTCGAGCAGCTCACTCATCACCCCAACAATGAAAACCTGCAACGTTTCACGCTGGATGTTTACTACGATCGCGCGGTAGCGGAAATGATCCTGGCTAATGAAGCCCTGGATAATGCCCGTATTAGCCGCCTGCGTAACGAAGCGGTAGAGGTCGAAGTTGGTCATATAGAAACTGCACACCAGTTGTTGAAGGATGCCCTGGAGCAGTACAACTCCCTGCTGACCTATGCGCCGGAGTTTTTAGCACAATGGGGTCCCTCCCGTGGTCAAATTAGCCCCCGCTACTACGACCCCAACGACCTGGCACAAAAAGATGTAACCCCAGCAGAATTACTGTTCACCGGTTACAAAGATGTCACCATGCTCTATCAGCTGATGAGCAAATTGGCTTCTACTAAAGTGCAGCAAGCGCGTCTGGCCGTCGTTGCCGGACAGACCAATACCACCCTGCTGGCACAAATGGTTGACGAGATGAATACGCTGCGCAGTGAGTTGATTGCTAAAGAGCAATCATTGCGTGCGATCTTCCCGAATACCGACTTTACCCAGGTGCAAGGTTTCTCTGGTCTGCCCGAAGCGGTGTATGCATGGCAAACCCATCTCAGCGATTTGGAAAACTCCGTGAGCTGGCTCACGGGCGAAACCAATATTCTGGGCCTGCCACAGGACTCAGTGTTGCTGGTACAGGGTTACGGTATTGATGGCAACACCGTGTTTGATTCCTTCAATGCACTGAGTGACTTCCTCGGTAATGACAGCAGTGGCCCTATTGCCACCGCACAGAATAGTCTCGCCGCCGCAAAAACCAGCTACGAGAACTACCGCCACAGTGCCGACAAGCTGGCCACGGAATATACCGACCGCCACCAGCAGTTGGGCAACTGGTTGTACAGCCTGTTGGGCCTGGAGTTCCCAAGTAACTGCTTCAGCAAAGACTGCATTATTGTTGAAGAGTCTGCACAGCAAGGTAGTGAAATTGCCTTGCAGGCAAACAATATTGATATCGTGCAAATCGCACTGAGCAACAATCTACAGCGTATGGAAGACCTGCTGAGTGCGATTGAAATCGAAATCGAGCGACGTGCGGAGGAAGAAGGTATCGTCGACGGCATGTCGAAGATCATCCTGGATTACGGCTCCAAGCAGGAATCCATTTCTAAGCAAATCACCAAGATTCGTAAAGAAGCGGAGAAATCCAGAAAACGCGATGGCTTCCTGAAAGTAGTGGGTGGTGCAATTAAAGCCTACTACACCGGAGATACAAGCACGCTAGAGCAAGGTATCGATCAGGTGGTTTCTAGTCATATCAATCTCAAGAGCATTAAAGATATTGGCAAGCTAGAAGCAATGAGCATTCGCTTGGGTGCAGAAGAGCGAGCGAAGCTGAATGACAGCAGCAATAAACTGTTGGATGTCGAAAGCCGAGCGCGTGTACGCACCATGTGGCTGGAGGCAAATACCATCGCGCTGGATATTGCCCAAGCGGAAGCTACGGTTGAGCAAGAAGTTGAACGTTTAGTCGGCATGCTGAATCAGGCACAGCGGGTTATGAACCAAATGTTCACTACTAATGCCAATCTGGCTGAGCGTTATTTTGCTGACCCGATCCATGCCAGCCGCCTGACTACGGAAATGTTGCGTGCAGAGCGTCACTTTGAGGAAGCGCAGAAGTGGTTGTTCTACGCGGCCAGTGCCCTGGAATACAAGTGGCAAGAATCATTTGTGGGTTCAGTGACTGGCTCCAGAAAGGAAGATATTTTCCAAGTGCGCAATGCCCAGGAGCTGAGGGATTTCTATAGTGAGCTTTTGACCTTCGATCAACTTCATAAGCTTGGAAGTATAGAGCAGGCGACGGACACCTTCTCTCTGAAGGATGATGTGTTCGGCTATGTGGATAAAATCAATGGTATTTCACAAACCTATGCACATCCGGACCCCGCTCAACAAGATGGTCCGCGGCTGAGCCCGCAGCAAGCCTTGCAGGAAAAGCTGCGCCTGTTGTCGCGTAAATACGGCAGTGATACCTGGGTAACCGTGGAATTTAGTACTGTGAAAGAATTACCGCGCAGTAACTTCTTCCTGGGGCCGGTTATTGCCGACAACGGTGATTTGTCTTGCTTGGCAACTGGTGGTAATTACCTGGATAAAATTGAAACCGTTGGTCTTAATATCCCCCTTGCCTATAGCGTTAGTGGTGAAACCGAAACGCCTGCATTTTTGACTTATGGGGGCACTAGTTTCCTGCGTAGTAAAACTCCGGGAACTCTGGTGGAAAATGCGGATGGAGTTGGTATTCAGGACGAGTTTATAACTCATAGCACTCGATTCTGGGATGCCGTTGAGGGAACTGGGCTGGCGTTCAGAAATAGCTACCGTGTTTCTATGTCTGCGAACTTGGATGTGCTTAATAGTGGCACTGGTTCAAATTCCACGATTACCAGTGCGTTTAAAGAACGCAGTGTCGCCGCCACTGGCTGGCGCTTGTCGCTCAAGTTGGCAGACCGTTATGGTTCACTGGTAGACCTCAATGCGGTTAAAGATGTTGAGTTGATCTTTAACCATCGTTTTAAACCGAGAAATGTTGATAGCTGTGGTGGCGATGATGGCACTGGTCCATTGTTGCTACTGCGTAAACCTGTAGTTCATTAA
- a CDS encoding GFA family protein has translation MSDTNPVQGSCLCGSVTIKAELPSSDLGVCHCSMCKKWSGGPLLAVDCQTSVEISGEEHVSVFDSSDWAERGFCSNCGSHLFYRLKETQQYSVPAGIFELPPEVTMTHQIFIDEKPTYYSFANETRNITGLELVTEFSGE, from the coding sequence ATGAGTGATACTAATCCAGTACAGGGAAGCTGCCTGTGTGGTTCTGTGACCATCAAGGCCGAGCTGCCTTCTTCTGACCTTGGAGTCTGTCATTGTAGCATGTGCAAAAAGTGGAGCGGTGGTCCACTGTTGGCGGTGGACTGCCAGACCAGTGTGGAAATCTCTGGTGAGGAGCATGTATCTGTATTTGACTCTTCGGACTGGGCTGAACGCGGTTTCTGTTCCAATTGTGGCTCCCATCTCTTCTACCGATTAAAGGAAACTCAGCAGTATTCAGTTCCTGCGGGTATCTTCGAACTTCCCCCAGAAGTGACAATGACCCATCAGATATTTATTGATGAAAAGCCCACATACTATAGCTTTGCCAATGAGACCAGAAACATAACCGGCCTGGAGCTGGTCACTGAATTTTCCGGAGAGTAA